Proteins encoded together in one Shewanella oneidensis MR-1 window:
- the smrA gene encoding DNA endonuclease SmrA, producing the protein MLDNESALFFEEMAGVVPLKGDIKAVNLQPKALTVEQIQRRDALQREAYLACMPLELSLIPIIAPDDIVSFKREGVQGGVFKRLRLGQYSIKMELDVHAYRLSQAREALLNYLLAALAHGERCVMLIHGKGHNSKPVAGLLKSAVCHWLSQLEMVLAYHSAKTEQGGTGALYVMLTKSEQLKIENKEANRKGMGWR; encoded by the coding sequence ATGCTGGATAATGAATCGGCACTGTTTTTTGAAGAAATGGCGGGAGTTGTGCCACTAAAAGGCGATATTAAAGCGGTGAATTTACAACCCAAGGCACTTACGGTTGAACAAATACAACGTCGTGATGCGCTGCAACGGGAGGCTTATTTAGCCTGTATGCCCTTGGAGTTAAGTTTGATCCCCATCATAGCCCCAGATGATATTGTCAGTTTTAAGCGAGAAGGGGTTCAAGGGGGCGTTTTTAAACGCTTAAGACTAGGGCAATACAGCATTAAGATGGAATTAGATGTGCACGCCTATCGTTTAAGTCAGGCGCGTGAGGCGTTACTCAATTATCTTTTAGCGGCGCTGGCACATGGTGAGCGCTGTGTGATGCTAATTCACGGCAAAGGTCATAATAGTAAACCTGTGGCGGGACTCCTTAAATCTGCTGTATGTCATTGGTTATCTCAGCTTGAAATGGTACTTGCCTATCATTCGGCGAAAACCGAGCAGGGCGGTACGGGCGCTTTGTATGTGATGCTGACCAAATCTGAACAGCTCAAGATTGAAAATAAAGAAGCCAATCGTAAGGGAATGGGCTGGCGCTAA